The DNA window CGGCACGTTGTGGGCGGTCGAGAGGTAGCGGCGGTATTCGGCGGGGCTGAGGACGATGTCGGGGTATTCGTTGCTGGTCCAGTAGCGCTTGCCCTCAGGGGTTTCGTGCCACTCGCCGTCGCGCATGTCGACTTCGCGCCCGTAGATGATCGCGATCTTCTTGCCGCGGGCGACGGAGGCATCGTCCCCGTGGGCGGCCAGGAACAGCTGCAGAACGCCATTCAGGCTCGCGCGCCCTTCCTGGCTGATCTCGAACTGGAGCCGGCCGATCAGGCGGGCCCGCATGCCGGACTCGAGCTCGGCGGCGCGGGCGGCGACCAGGTTCAGCTCGGTCTCGTCGGCCAGCAGCTTGTTCGTAAGGTCGGCTTCGCGCACGCGCACGTTGATCTCACTGCGAATGCCGGATTCGAAATCGGTGATGAGTTCGCGCTCGTAGACGCGGCCCAGCCCGATGAACTCGTCGGCGAGACTGCCGGCAAACGCGGCAGACGCCAGGGGCAACAACACCACGACCAGGAGGACGATTCGATTCAGCAGCTTTGTCATGGGCATCCCTCCGTTTTCTTTCGCCTTTTATGTCGCAAATTGCGTACCCGTGCCCTCAGCCCTCCAAAGAGGCTTCAGACGCGCACATCCTTCCGTTCCGGCGCCTCGAGTGCTAGAATGTCGGCGCATGACTGCCGAATACTCATCACACACCCTCATCCTTCGCACGCACAACTACAACCGCGTCAGCTTCGGCGCGCTTCTGGGCGCCTGCCCGGAAACGACTCTCGCAAAAATCCGACCAGTTCTTTGGGAAAGCGATGCCCCGCCGCCCCCGGAGCTCCTCGCCGGCCGCGTCCTGCTGCTCTACTCGTTCATGATGCCACACAAGGACGCCGTCAGCGCCGAACTGCGAAACGTCCGGTCGCTCGTCGGGGAAAACGGCCGCGCCGTCGACATCTGGGCCGGGGGTGCCGAGGCGACTCTCAATACTCCGGCCGTCGAAGAGATGGGCTTCGACCTCATCCTGGCTGGCGAAGGCGAAGAACTCTTCCCCCAACTCCTGGTCCAATGGCTCGACGGGAAACAGCCGACCGGACTTCACTCCACGCCGCCCGGCCGGGTCGATCTCGACCGGTATCCGGGGTTCCACCCCATCGCGGGCTATCTTCCTCCGATCGAGTTGAGTCGCGGCTGCATCTACGGGTGCGCGTTCTGCGCCGTGCCCGCGCTTCACAAGGGGACGCTCCGCCACCGGAGCGTCGCGCGCGTTCTCGAGATCGCCTCGGCGTATCTCCGGCATGCGACGGCCCGCAAGCGCATCAAGTTCCTGGCCTCGAACGCGTTCGCCTACGGCTCGACCGACGGGCGCACGGCGAACCTCGAGGCCCTGCACGCGCTTCTGAGCGGGCTCAAGCGCATCGGGGTTCCCGAGATCAGCCTCGGCTCGTTCCCGTCGGAAGTGCGGCCCGACTTCGTCACGCGCGAGGTGCTCGAACTGGTCCGCCCCTTCCTTTCGAACAACACCATCGTCATGGGCATCCAGTCGCCGTTTGACAGCCGGCTTCGAAGCATCGGAAGAGGTCACACGATCGAGCAGGCGGTCCGGGCCATCGAACTGCTCCGCGAGTTCCGGTTCCGCGCCCACGTCGATTTCATCATCGGAATGCCGGGTGAAACGCCCGAGCAGCAGGACGAGCTCTTGACGTTCATGGAGCGGTTGGTCCATGATTACGGGGTCCGCATTCACATGCACACCTTCATGCCGCTCGCCGGCGCCCGCTGGGCCGACAAAGTCGCCGAACCGATCGCGCCTTCCGCGCGCGACAGGCTGCGCGCTCTCGCCCGGGCAGGCGTTCTCGACGGGTGGTGGGAAAACCAGATCGCCTACAGCCGGAGACGCGAATGACCACGGAAGCCCTGCCTGTTCCAGAGCCGAATCAAGCCCCGCCCCCCCGCATCCCGGATGACCAGAAAACGTGGTTTGCGCGGTATTGGAGGCAGATCCGGACCGTTCTCACCTGGACCGGGTTCGCCGCGATCATTTATTACCTGTCGAATTTCCTCTCGCTGATCTTCCTGACGTTCATCCTGGCATACACGCTGAATTCCCTGGTCAACTATCTGCATGCGCGCATCCAGTGGCCGCGCTGGGCCGTCGTTCTCGAGGTGTATCTCATTCTCGCGATCATCATGACGACGATGGGCATGATCGTCATTCCGAAGGTTTACCAGGAAGGCAAGATCATGTACAAGGAAATTCCCGAGACGAAGGACAAGGTCATCCAGCAGATCAAGGGGCTGATGCAGGATGAGGATCTCGCCGGGTTCATCCAGGGCGCCGGAGTCGAAGAGGGCTTCAAGGAATGGTTCGGGAAGATGCTCCAGCGGTTCACCCTGTTCATCCAGGACATATTCCGGATTTCGTTCCATTTTATACTTGCCGTTATATTCAGCTTTCTCATCCTCTGGGACTTCGAGCGCTTCTCTCGGGAAGTGCGAGGCCTCGAGAGCACCCGTCTCCGCACGGTGTATCGCATTCTCGCCCCCCGCCTTCAGGAGTTCGGCGATATCGTGGGGCGGGCGTTCGAGGCCCAGATCATCATCGCCTGGGTGAACACGTTTCTCACCCTTATCGGTCTGACGTTTCTCGGCATCCCGAGCAAGCTGTTCCTGAGCGTCTTCGTTTTCGTCTGCAGCTTTATCCCCGTCCTGGGCGTGTTCATCTCGAGCGCCCCGATTTGCCTGCTTGCCTACAAGGCCGACGGCTTCATCCTCGTCTTCTACAGCGCCATCCTGATCACGATCATTCATTTTATAGAGGCCTATATCCTGAATCCCCGGATCGTCGGCGGCCATCTGTCACTCCACCCCTTCGTGGCCGTAAGCATCCTGGTGTTCTCCGAGTATTTCTTCGGAATATGGGGTCTCCTGCTCGGCGTTCCGTGCGCGGTGTTCCTGTACCACGCGCTTCTTACGAGACCGACCCAGAAACGCCCGGCGCAGAACGGATCCGTTGCCACCCCCAAGAACCCGCTTTCCCCTGAAACGGCTGCCACGTGACCGCCGCACGCCCTTCCGGCCCGACGCGTCGTTTTTTTCAAAAAGTCTCTTGACTTGGCAATCGATGCGTGTTACCATCAGAAACGTCCATTGGGGAGTCGTCTAATGGTAGGACTGCAGACTCTGGATCTGCCTATTGGGGTTCGAGTCCCTGCTCCCCAGCCGCTGTAACGTTTTTTGGCCCCATGGTGTAACCGGCTAA is part of the Candidatus Ozemobacteraceae bacterium genome and encodes:
- a CDS encoding AI-2E family transporter, with product MTTEALPVPEPNQAPPPRIPDDQKTWFARYWRQIRTVLTWTGFAAIIYYLSNFLSLIFLTFILAYTLNSLVNYLHARIQWPRWAVVLEVYLILAIIMTTMGMIVIPKVYQEGKIMYKEIPETKDKVIQQIKGLMQDEDLAGFIQGAGVEEGFKEWFGKMLQRFTLFIQDIFRISFHFILAVIFSFLILWDFERFSREVRGLESTRLRTVYRILAPRLQEFGDIVGRAFEAQIIIAWVNTFLTLIGLTFLGIPSKLFLSVFVFVCSFIPVLGVFISSAPICLLAYKADGFILVFYSAILITIIHFIEAYILNPRIVGGHLSLHPFVAVSILVFSEYFFGIWGLLLGVPCAVFLYHALLTRPTQKRPAQNGSVATPKNPLSPETAAT
- a CDS encoding TIGR04013 family B12-binding domain/radical SAM domain-containing protein — encoded protein: MTAEYSSHTLILRTHNYNRVSFGALLGACPETTLAKIRPVLWESDAPPPPELLAGRVLLLYSFMMPHKDAVSAELRNVRSLVGENGRAVDIWAGGAEATLNTPAVEEMGFDLILAGEGEELFPQLLVQWLDGKQPTGLHSTPPGRVDLDRYPGFHPIAGYLPPIELSRGCIYGCAFCAVPALHKGTLRHRSVARVLEIASAYLRHATARKRIKFLASNAFAYGSTDGRTANLEALHALLSGLKRIGVPEISLGSFPSEVRPDFVTREVLELVRPFLSNNTIVMGIQSPFDSRLRSIGRGHTIEQAVRAIELLREFRFRAHVDFIIGMPGETPEQQDELLTFMERLVHDYGVRIHMHTFMPLAGARWADKVAEPIAPSARDRLRALARAGVLDGWWENQIAYSRRRE